A window of the Myripristis murdjan chromosome 15, fMyrMur1.1, whole genome shotgun sequence genome harbors these coding sequences:
- the valopa gene encoding vertebrate ancient long opsin a, giving the protein MDAVSLSVNGVSYTEAAELSKPDDPFNGPLKSIAPWNFTVLAVLMFVVTSLSLSENFLVMFVTFKFKQLRQPLNYIIVNLAIADFLVSLTGGLISFMTNARGYFFLGTWACVVEGFAVTFFGIVALWSLAVLSFERFFVICRPLGNIRLRGKHAVLGLLFVWTFSFIWTFPPVLGWNRYTVSKIGTTCEPDWYSTNITDHSYIITFFSTCFILPLGVIIFCYGKLLRKLRKVSHGRLANARKPERQVTRMVVVMIVAFMVGWTPYAAFSIVVTACPTIYLDPRLAAIPAFFSKTATVYNPIIYVFMNKQFRKCLIHLFTGMGTIPESNLNQTSDRPVMTAESQTGEMSAIAARIPVGATVSPKLEDPPSDCGPFAQLPIPENKVCPM; this is encoded by the exons ATGGATGCTGTGAGCCTCTCAGTGAACGGTGTGTCCTACACCGAGGCGGCAGAGCTCTCCAAGCCAGACGACCCGTTTAACGGACCCCTCAAGTCCATCGCGCCCTGGAACTTCACCGTCCTGGCCGTGCTGATGTTTGTGGTCACCTCGCTGTCTCTGAGCGAAAATTTCCTCGTCATGTTTGTCACTTTCAAGTTCAAACAACTCAGACAACCCCTGAATTATATCATAGTGAACCTGGCCATCGCCGACTTTCTCGTCTCCCTCACCGGTGGACTTATAAGTTTCATGACAAACGCCAGGGGTTACTTCTTCCTCGGGACGTGGGCTTGCGTCGTGGAGGGGTTTGCTGTTACTTTTTTCG GGATCGTGGCCCTGTGGTCGCTGGCCGTTCTGTCCTTCGAGCGCTTCTTTGTGATCTGCCGGCCGCTGGGGAACATCCGGCTGCGAGGGAAGCATGCGGTGCTGGGGCTGCTGTTCGTCTGGACCTTCTCCTTCATTTGGACCTTCCCTCCCGTGCTGGGCTGGAACCGCTACACTGTGAGCAAGATCGGGACCACCTGTGAGCCTGACTG GTATTCGACCAACATTACGGATCACAGCTACATCATCACTTTCTTCAGCACCTGTTTCATTCTGCCTCTGGGCGTCATCATCTTCTGCTATGGCAAGCTCCTACGGAAGCTCAGGAAG GTGTCTCACGGTCGTTTGGCCAATGCCAGGAAGCCGGAGCGGCAGGTGACCCgcatggtggtggtgatgatcgTGGCCTTCATGGTGGGCTGGACGCCGTACGCGGCCTTCTCCATCGTGGTCACGGCTTGTCCAACCATCTACCTGGACCCCAGGCTGGCCGCCATCCCCGCCTTCTTTTCCAAGACCGCCACCGTCTACAACCCAATCATCTACGTCTTCATGAACAAACAG TTCAGGAAGTGCCTAATCCATCTCTTCACCGGCATGGGGACCATACCAGAGAGCAACCTGAACCAGACCTCAGACCGGCCTGTGATGACCGCCGAGAGTCAAACAGGAGAAATGTCAGCCATCGCCGCCCGCATCCCCGTGGGTGCCACCGTGTCGCCCAAGCTGGAGGATCCGCCCAGCGACTGCGGCCCTTTTGCGCAGCTCCCCATCCCGGAGAACAAAGTGTGTCCTATGTAA